From Desulfatiglans sp., a single genomic window includes:
- a CDS encoding DisA protein: protein MAHEFIYRWRDILDILIMSYILFRLYVLFKGTNVLRVIMGLLVLWIFQKIALYVGLIVTSWAVQGFTAVATIIIIVIFRNEIRTVLQAKNIRALLWETRHLEVETPVNIISEAIFEMAKRGTGAIMVIPGKEDINDSVHSGIKWDGSISKEMILSVFWHENPVHDGAAIIQGSRITQVGAVLPLSHRKDLPSYYGMRHRAAAGLSENTDALIIVSSEERKNVVIAKSGEIFNIYTEEELSNRIKKHLGIVDGKRTDYRKEKLKFVAAAAICLLLITGIWLSFTRGVDTIITLEVPVEYTGSQQDMILLDTSVKTVSVNLNGSATLLKNLTPGNVKVTIDLSNAEIGKNLFYITNDNISLPPGVFLRNTTPSSINIVLDKYSRKNVPIQAEWKGKKAKGIQITSVSFKPAIAILSGPSLLLNDISTVYSDKVPLENITESGMMSVNLELDDNIKIENGSNGKFTMEYIVSRREDTIQGQ, encoded by the coding sequence ATGGCACATGAATTTATCTACAGATGGCGGGATATTTTAGATATCCTGATTATGAGCTACATACTGTTCAGACTCTATGTCTTGTTCAAAGGCACGAATGTATTACGTGTAATCATGGGATTATTAGTTTTGTGGATATTCCAGAAGATTGCCCTTTATGTGGGGCTGATAGTCACGAGCTGGGCGGTTCAGGGGTTTACAGCTGTTGCTACAATCATAATAATAGTGATCTTCAGGAATGAGATAAGGACTGTCCTTCAGGCAAAAAATATCAGGGCACTGTTATGGGAAACCCGTCACCTTGAAGTGGAAACCCCCGTGAATATAATTTCCGAGGCCATATTTGAGATGGCAAAAAGAGGTACAGGGGCAATTATGGTCATCCCTGGCAAGGAGGATATAAATGACTCTGTACACAGCGGTATCAAATGGGATGGCTCGATTTCAAAGGAGATGATACTTAGCGTTTTCTGGCATGAAAACCCTGTTCATGATGGCGCCGCCATTATTCAGGGCAGCAGGATTACGCAGGTAGGCGCTGTTTTACCTTTGTCCCATAGGAAGGATCTCCCTTCCTATTATGGCATGCGTCACCGGGCGGCAGCCGGTCTTTCCGAAAACACGGATGCCCTGATTATAGTGTCATCCGAGGAGAGAAAGAATGTTGTCATTGCAAAGTCAGGGGAAATTTTCAATATATATACAGAGGAAGAGCTTTCAAACCGCATCAAAAAGCACCTCGGTATAGTGGATGGAAAGAGAACCGACTACAGAAAAGAGAAGCTGAAATTTGTGGCAGCCGCTGCCATATGTCTACTGCTGATTACAGGTATTTGGCTGAGTTTTACAAGGGGTGTTGATACCATTATTACCCTTGAGGTGCCTGTTGAGTATACAGGAAGCCAGCAGGACATGATACTGCTTGACACATCAGTTAAAACTGTTTCAGTAAACCTGAACGGTTCAGCAACACTTTTAAAAAACCTTACCCCAGGGAATGTAAAGGTTACCATTGATCTGAGTAATGCTGAAATTGGTAAAAACCTTTTTTATATAACAAATGATAATATCTCACTTCCACCAGGTGTTTTTTTAAGAAATACAACCCCTTCATCAATTAATATTGTGTTAGATAAATACTCCAGGAAAAACGTCCCGATCCAGGCAGAGTGGAAGGGAAAAAAGGCTAAGGGTATACAGATAACCAGTGTCTCATTCAAACCGGCTATTGCCATTTTAAGCGGCCCGAGCCTGTTGCTGAATGATATATCTACTGTTTATTCAGACAAGGTACCCCTTGAAAACATCACTGAAAGCGGTATGATGTCGGTTAATCTTGAGCTTGATGACAATATAAAAATTGAAAATGGTTCCAATGGCAAGTTTACCATGGAATATATAGTTTCAAGACGAGAAGATACAATTCAGGGGCAGTAG
- a CDS encoding phosphofructokinase: MAKNPNTKGVIAILTGGGDVPGLNPAIRAITIRAIREGYQVIGIRHGWQGIIEINPDKNADNSDHYQVLTEEIVNKAGRTGGTFLHTSRTRPSHVGKERVPNHLKDKYTGDVNDLTPDVLKNLDFLGVDYLIPIGGDDTLSYGVRLFKEGVKIVAIPKTMDNDVPGTDYCIGFSTCVTRTISITNSLRTSAGSHERFLVLEVFGRYAGFTAMLPAMAGAANRCVIPEYKFDMELLTQLLTEDRKLNPSRYSVVLVSEGAMFEGGEMIFQEARTDAYGHKKLGGIGDLVSSELRERSAKFNNGRPIDTINQKLGYLVRGGDPDAIDSIVPMAYGNLALDLIMDKIHGRIVVLKNGRYDNMPIEVITSSKKVVDVEKHYDTKRLRPQYKSFEMKPLFIMTN; the protein is encoded by the coding sequence ATGGCAAAAAACCCGAATACCAAAGGCGTTATTGCAATACTTACTGGCGGAGGGGATGTCCCTGGGCTTAATCCTGCAATCAGGGCCATAACGATCAGGGCAATCAGGGAGGGGTATCAGGTGATCGGTATCCGTCACGGGTGGCAGGGAATAATAGAGATTAACCCTGATAAGAATGCCGATAATTCCGACCATTATCAGGTTCTGACAGAAGAGATTGTAAACAAGGCTGGAAGGACTGGCGGGACATTCCTTCACACCTCAAGGACAAGGCCAAGCCATGTAGGAAAAGAACGTGTGCCGAACCACCTTAAAGATAAATACACAGGAGATGTCAATGATCTTACCCCTGATGTCCTTAAAAATCTCGATTTTCTTGGTGTTGACTACCTTATACCTATTGGCGGTGATGATACCTTAAGTTACGGTGTTAGATTATTTAAGGAAGGGGTAAAAATAGTCGCCATACCAAAGACAATGGATAATGATGTGCCTGGTACAGACTACTGCATAGGTTTCAGCACCTGTGTTACCCGCACCATTTCCATTACAAACAGCCTGCGCACATCAGCCGGGTCACATGAAAGGTTTCTTGTGCTGGAGGTATTTGGCCGGTATGCTGGCTTTACTGCAATGCTTCCTGCCATGGCAGGTGCAGCTAACCGCTGTGTAATTCCTGAATATAAGTTTGATATGGAGCTGTTAACCCAGCTTCTGACTGAAGACCGTAAACTCAATCCGAGCCGCTACTCTGTTGTGCTTGTATCTGAAGGCGCCATGTTTGAGGGAGGGGAGATGATTTTTCAGGAGGCGCGGACAGATGCATACGGCCATAAGAAGCTGGGTGGTATAGGCGATCTTGTCTCTTCTGAGTTAAGGGAACGATCTGCCAAATTTAATAACGGGCGACCCATAGATACAATAAACCAGAAGCTGGGTTATCTGGTGAGGGGTGGTGATCCTGATGCAATTGACTCGATTGTCCCCATGGCATACGGGAATCTTGCCCTTGATCTTATAATGGACAAGATTCATGGCCGGATTGTTGTGCTCAAAAACGGCAGGTATGACAATATGCCCATTGAGGTGATTACGAGCTCAAAAAAGGTTGTGGATGTTGAAAAACACTATGACACAAAAAGACTCAGGCCCCAGTATAAAAGCTTTGAAATGAAACCGCTTTTTATAATGACTAACTGA
- the hcp gene encoding hydroxylamine reductase, which yields MFCYQCEQTAKGEGCTKIGVCGKQPDVAALQDLLIYMVEGLSLYAVEGRKLGISDRDVNVFTCEAVFSTLTNVDFDSARFVKLIKRCAELREQLKKRIAGAGGKTSFTEGAATYNPPESIIELVAKGETVGPKSDTFINPDILSLQHTTLYGIKGLCAYADHAHLLGEEDDAVYAYVHEGLAAMLNKDLTLNDWVGIALKCGEVNLKAMELLDRGHTTRFGHPVPTTVPLGHKKGKAILVSGHDLIDMETILKQTEGKGIYVYTHGEMLPVHAYPNLKKYSHFYGHYGTAWQNQAKEFAAFPGAILMTTNCIQKPQESYSDNIFTTGLVGWPGVKHVNNSDFSAVVQKALEMPGFTQDEDKGTVMCGFAHNAVMGVAGKVIEAVKGGAIKHFFLVAGCDGAKPGRNYYTEFVEKVPADCVVLTLACGKFRFFDKKLGDIGGIPRLLDVGQCNDAYSAIQIAVALSKAFNCGVNDLPLSMILSWYEQKACAILLTLLYLGIKNIRLGPSLPAFITPNVLDVLVKNFNIMPITTPDNDLKAILG from the coding sequence ATGTTTTGTTATCAATGTGAACAGACGGCAAAGGGTGAGGGATGTACAAAGATAGGTGTTTGCGGTAAGCAGCCAGATGTTGCTGCATTGCAGGACCTGTTGATCTACATGGTGGAAGGTTTGTCACTCTATGCGGTAGAGGGAAGAAAGCTGGGGATCAGTGATCGTGATGTCAATGTGTTTACCTGTGAAGCGGTATTTTCCACCCTGACTAATGTGGATTTTGACAGCGCCAGGTTTGTAAAGTTAATAAAAAGATGCGCTGAGCTGAGAGAACAGTTGAAAAAGCGGATCGCAGGGGCAGGCGGCAAGACCTCCTTTACAGAAGGTGCTGCAACCTATAATCCTCCTGAATCCATAATAGAGCTTGTAGCAAAGGGTGAGACTGTTGGGCCAAAGTCTGACACATTCATCAACCCGGATATACTTTCTCTTCAGCATACCACCCTTTATGGAATAAAGGGATTATGCGCCTATGCGGATCATGCACATCTATTGGGAGAGGAAGATGATGCGGTCTACGCATATGTGCATGAGGGGCTTGCGGCAATGCTTAATAAAGATCTTACACTTAATGACTGGGTAGGCATTGCCCTTAAATGCGGGGAGGTAAACCTTAAGGCTATGGAGCTGTTGGACAGAGGTCATACAACCAGATTTGGTCATCCGGTGCCAACCACTGTTCCCCTGGGACATAAAAAGGGCAAGGCAATCCTTGTTTCAGGCCATGACCTTATAGATATGGAGACGATCCTGAAACAGACAGAAGGCAAGGGTATCTATGTCTACACCCACGGTGAGATGCTCCCTGTCCATGCATACCCTAATCTCAAGAAATACAGCCATTTTTACGGTCATTACGGCACTGCATGGCAGAATCAGGCAAAGGAATTCGCCGCATTCCCGGGTGCTATTCTTATGACAACAAACTGCATCCAGAAACCGCAGGAAAGCTATAGCGATAATATCTTTACAACAGGGCTTGTGGGATGGCCCGGTGTAAAACATGTTAATAATTCCGATTTTTCCGCAGTTGTTCAAAAGGCCCTTGAGATGCCTGGTTTTACCCAGGATGAGGATAAAGGCACTGTCATGTGCGGATTTGCACACAATGCAGTTATGGGTGTTGCCGGCAAGGTGATTGAGGCTGTAAAGGGCGGGGCAATAAAACATTTCTTCCTGGTTGCCGGTTGTGACGGTGCAAAGCCAGGTAGAAACTATTACACAGAATTTGTCGAGAAGGTGCCTGCAGACTGTGTTGTGCTTACGCTTGCCTGTGGTAAGTTCAGGTTTTTTGATAAAAAACTTGGAGATATAGGCGGCATACCAAGGCTGCTTGATGTTGGCCAGTGCAATGATGCGTACTCTGCCATACAGATAGCAGTCGCCCTTTCAAAGGCATTTAACTGCGGGGTTAATGACCTTCCTCTTTCCATGATCCTCTCATGGTATGAACAAAAGGCATGCGCAATACTTTTAACCCTTCTCTACCTTGGCATCAAGAATATCAGGCTCGGGCCATCACTTCCGGCCTTTATCACACCGAATGTACTTGATGTCCTGGTGAAAAACTTCAACATCATGCCCATTACAACGCCTGATAATGACCTGAAGGCAATCCTGGGTTAA
- a CDS encoding HDOD domain-containing protein, with protein MTQWNSTYYRRKAFNSETKGAVESITGDISFMPIEPPVLDGLISEKIAGKVFRDEIRDFIAVSPAITYNLLNVAHSSFLKEGSNITGINGVIKLIGSDIVVSLLKDYIERSHNIRKSQGIHPYTDQNLYAAIKAANLALLLADETGYPSHYCAYIAALLHNLGAYVLTARFPVVYSRIITSGSIDFSGHVLSEENALGINHCFVGARMVEGWGAFPFLADAIFYHHHPLNKVRQANMLVKLVYLSSMVEGKDGGDRMRYLETGKELFGFSPNQIDEFISIADLKAQGRLMKLGIEPRFNKGEPVYQPDSAIEMRSTGDAGAHSLVAVMAERIQKTVNKNDRLRVIGQAIHTLSGLDEILYFRQNIDRKLLYGINLKVPDNTSLKNDLIISLDEKESIIVTSFLMGMEINSLDRVDNTAPGLFDLQVSNYMNVAGLYCVPLIRNGSCSGVLVAGVNSPGLFKGAEGHRIRGLIESILPCLTEDDVQNETGASGNKNSSDSIQTRKLIHEINNPLSAIKNFLKVLNMKLDDINVESNEIKIIDDELNRIAKLLKDFKSSSSPGETKEKSTSNIKNIVSDTIMLIKNSRVNGPEINITVQAEENIPEIMIDRDAFRQVLINLVNNAIEAMPGGGNITVAVQYKPESKSVDSRPSSIEAGRERIEISVSDDGPGIPDNLKAGVFKKQSTTKADHDGLGLLIVYELVKRMGGTITFDNNNERGARFNITMPVT; from the coding sequence ATGACTCAATGGAACTCAACATATTATCGCAGGAAAGCATTTAACAGTGAGACAAAAGGCGCTGTTGAATCCATTACAGGCGATATATCATTCATGCCTATTGAACCCCCGGTGCTGGACGGCCTTATCAGTGAAAAAATAGCAGGCAAAGTTTTTCGTGACGAGATCAGGGACTTTATCGCAGTAAGTCCTGCCATCACATACAACCTCCTTAATGTTGCGCATTCATCATTTTTAAAAGAAGGCAGTAACATTACCGGTATTAATGGTGTAATAAAGTTAATTGGCAGCGACATTGTTGTGAGCCTGTTAAAAGACTATATAGAACGAAGCCATAACATCCGGAAATCTCAAGGCATTCACCCATATACAGATCAGAATTTGTATGCAGCCATCAAGGCCGCAAACCTCGCTCTCCTGTTAGCCGATGAAACAGGCTATCCATCCCATTATTGCGCCTATATAGCTGCGCTTCTGCATAATCTTGGTGCTTATGTTCTTACAGCAAGGTTTCCGGTAGTTTACAGCAGGATAATTACATCAGGCAGTATTGATTTCAGTGGTCATGTGCTGTCTGAAGAGAATGCGCTTGGCATTAATCACTGTTTTGTGGGCGCCCGCATGGTTGAAGGTTGGGGCGCGTTTCCATTTCTTGCTGATGCTATTTTTTATCATCACCATCCACTCAATAAGGTCAGACAGGCAAACATGCTGGTAAAGCTGGTCTATCTTTCCAGTATGGTTGAAGGTAAAGATGGTGGAGATCGCATGAGATATCTTGAAACCGGAAAGGAATTGTTCGGCTTTTCACCGAATCAGATAGATGAATTTATCTCAATCGCTGACCTTAAGGCCCAGGGCAGGCTGATGAAGCTCGGTATTGAGCCCAGGTTTAATAAAGGCGAGCCTGTGTACCAGCCTGATTCAGCAATAGAAATGAGATCTACAGGTGATGCAGGTGCTCACTCCCTGGTTGCCGTCATGGCTGAGAGGATACAGAAGACTGTAAATAAAAATGACCGTTTAAGGGTTATCGGACAGGCAATACATACCCTTTCAGGGCTAGATGAAATCCTATATTTCAGGCAAAATATAGATAGAAAATTACTTTATGGCATTAACCTGAAAGTGCCTGATAATACCTCTCTCAAAAATGACCTTATAATTTCTCTGGATGAAAAAGAGAGTATAATAGTTACCTCATTTCTCATGGGCATGGAGATCAACTCCCTTGACCGGGTGGATAATACAGCGCCAGGCCTTTTTGATCTCCAGGTATCAAATTACATGAACGTAGCGGGGTTATACTGTGTACCTCTTATCAGAAATGGCAGTTGTTCAGGGGTGCTTGTTGCAGGGGTTAATTCCCCGGGTCTTTTTAAGGGTGCAGAAGGTCACAGAATAAGGGGGCTTATTGAATCTATTTTGCCCTGTTTAACAGAAGATGATGTCCAAAATGAGACAGGTGCATCCGGAAATAAAAACAGCTCTGATTCTATACAAACTAGAAAGCTGATCCATGAAATAAATAATCCGCTCAGTGCTATAAAGAATTTTCTCAAGGTTCTAAACATGAAGCTTGATGATATAAATGTTGAGAGCAATGAGATAAAGATAATTGATGATGAACTTAACCGTATCGCAAAGCTTTTAAAGGATTTCAAGTCATCCTCCTCCCCTGGTGAAACAAAAGAAAAATCTACATCGAACATAAAGAATATCGTTTCAGATACAATCATGCTCATAAAAAACAGCAGGGTTAACGGGCCTGAAATAAACATAACAGTCCAGGCTGAAGAAAATATCCCTGAAATAATGATAGACAGGGATGCCTTCAGGCAGGTTTTGATCAACCTTGTTAATAACGCTATAGAGGCCATGCCTGGTGGCGGAAATATTACCGTGGCTGTGCAATATAAGCCAGAAAGTAAGAGCGTTGATTCAAGGCCGAGCAGTATAGAGGCTGGCAGAGAAAGGATAGAGATATCTGTATCCGATGATGGCCCTGGTATTCCGGATAACCTTAAGGCCGGTGTATTTAAAAAGCAGTCTACCACAAAGGCTGATCATGACGGCCTGGGATTACTGATAGTCTATGAACTAGTTAAAAGGATGGGCGGGACAATTACCTTTGATAATAACAACGAAAGGGGAGCACGCTTTAATATAACAATGCCGGTAACCTAG
- a CDS encoding response regulator has protein sequence MDTDAKILIVDDDTVVAASVKAVLGRRAYDITVTNDALEAVEFLHQRRFDLAILDVMMPVMNGFQIMESVTDLDLDTIFIIMTGDITMDSAIKAIRKGASDYIRKPFDAEEMMIRVENAIRHKRSKDEKRLIQSEKNQLELQLRQSQKMEAIGTLAGGMAHDFNNTLGIIIGNTELALRTTPKESQVRQFLNNIITASSRAEEMVSRLLSFSRVSDAVKKPVDLISSIEESLRLMRSSLPSNIEIKRDFAVLKVAVMGDQTQLNQVMVNLCTNASHAMNGVGGIIEVGIKLKDFDSDVCADLGDLPQGRYVEITVSDTGQGIPEEIIKRVFDPYFTTKEPGKGTGMGLAVVHGIIKNHGGSIRVQSSVGKGTVFTIHIPVIDAILDCETAHDPEFIQGGKENILLVDDEFMIADTMKIMMEQLGYRVSAFTESSRAIEVFQDNPDAFDLVITDMTMPKITGDMLAARIQELRENMPVIICTGFNNRVEPENLKNRGIFEILSKPVRTTTLAKAIKKVLSAKKKERRVDDRFAMKEDIFVVSASRPEKKHSMVDISRSGMAFKYYSIKNQIVENGKYSIMTSDRRFVMDDIHCRTVSDIVLNHSRDLTDVTVRRRGIQFKDLTSTQYESLGYFLDNYTRSVANAM, from the coding sequence ATGGATACGGACGCAAAGATATTGATCGTAGATGATGATACGGTGGTGGCTGCCAGTGTAAAGGCTGTCTTAGGCAGAAGGGCATATGACATTACTGTAACCAACGATGCCCTTGAGGCGGTGGAATTCCTGCATCAGAGAAGATTTGATCTTGCAATACTTGATGTTATGATGCCTGTCATGAACGGTTTCCAGATCATGGAGTCAGTAACTGATCTTGATCTTGACACCATTTTTATCATCATGACCGGTGACATTACAATGGATTCAGCCATAAAGGCCATAAGGAAAGGGGCATCAGACTATATAAGAAAACCCTTTGATGCAGAAGAAATGATGATAAGGGTTGAAAATGCAATCAGGCACAAGAGATCAAAAGATGAGAAAAGGCTGATACAGTCAGAAAAAAATCAGCTTGAGCTTCAGCTCAGGCAGTCACAAAAAATGGAGGCTATAGGCACGCTTGCAGGTGGGATGGCGCATGACTTCAATAATACCCTTGGTATAATTATAGGCAATACAGAGCTGGCGCTAAGGACAACACCTAAAGAGAGCCAGGTCAGGCAGTTTCTGAACAATATTATTACAGCAAGCTCAAGGGCTGAAGAGATGGTCAGCAGGCTCTTAAGCTTTTCAAGGGTTTCTGACGCCGTGAAAAAACCTGTTGATCTGATTTCAAGCATAGAAGAATCACTAAGGCTGATGAGATCGAGCCTGCCATCAAATATAGAGATAAAAAGAGACTTTGCCGTTTTAAAGGTTGCTGTAATGGGAGATCAGACCCAGCTCAATCAGGTCATGGTTAACCTGTGCACAAACGCATCCCATGCAATGAATGGGGTTGGGGGGATAATAGAGGTTGGCATTAAATTAAAGGATTTTGACTCTGATGTATGTGCAGATTTAGGCGACCTCCCGCAGGGCCGTTATGTAGAGATAACAGTATCAGATACAGGTCAGGGTATACCAGAGGAGATAATAAAAAGGGTATTTGATCCCTATTTTACTACAAAGGAGCCGGGAAAGGGTACAGGCATGGGGCTAGCTGTGGTGCACGGTATAATCAAAAATCACGGTGGGTCAATCAGGGTTCAAAGCAGTGTTGGCAAAGGAACTGTTTTCACCATCCATATCCCGGTTATTGACGCCATATTGGATTGTGAAACCGCACATGATCCTGAGTTCATCCAGGGTGGCAAGGAGAACATACTTCTTGTTGATGATGAATTCATGATCGCAGATACAATGAAGATCATGATGGAGCAGCTCGGTTACAGGGTGAGCGCCTTTACTGAAAGCAGCAGGGCCATTGAGGTATTTCAAGATAACCCAGATGCCTTTGATCTCGTTATAACCGATATGACCATGCCTAAGATAACAGGTGATATGCTGGCCGCAAGAATACAGGAACTAAGAGAAAATATGCCTGTTATTATATGCACTGGCTTCAATAACAGGGTTGAACCGGAAAATCTTAAAAACAGGGGGATATTTGAAATTCTGTCAAAGCCTGTCAGGACAACCACCCTCGCAAAGGCCATAAAAAAGGTACTAAGTGCAAAGAAAAAGGAGAGGAGGGTCGATGACAGGTTTGCCATGAAAGAGGATATCTTTGTTGTCTCTGCTTCAAGACCTGAAAAGAAGCACAGTATGGTCGACATAAGCAGGTCGGGCATGGCATTCAAATATTACAGTATCAAAAACCAGATTGTGGAAAATGGTAAATACTCCATCATGACCTCTGACAGAAGATTTGTGATGGATGATATACACTGCAGGACTGTTTCAGATATTGTTCTGAATCATTCAAGGGACCTGACCGATGTTACAGTTAGAAGGCGTGGAATACAGTTCAAGGATCTTACTTCAACCCAGTATGAATCTCTGGGCTATTTTCTCGATAACTATACCAGGTCAGTGGCTAATGCCATGTAA
- a CDS encoding TraR/DksA family transcriptional regulator codes for MKKNSKGVDSSKQKKKIIPPILNNKPEKKIRIKERTDHFRARFDSHLLAKKRELEGVIDSLIKENAEDFSKISFDGMIDELDRTDREMAAQNYYRFLDRKKFELKRIEALIYRLKHDQDFGICEECERPIPEARLMIVPEAVLCVACQEELEKIESRANLAASSSKGLPYRDDYEPDEETENIDDAGLVTKAGSESMSLMDMEEIDLLDIPEAPEEENETTP; via the coding sequence ATGAAAAAAAATTCAAAAGGGGTTGATTCTTCAAAGCAGAAGAAAAAAATTATACCCCCTATACTTAATAATAAACCTGAAAAAAAGATAAGAATAAAGGAAAGAACTGACCATTTCAGGGCAAGATTCGATTCCCATCTTCTGGCAAAAAAGAGGGAACTGGAAGGGGTAATTGACTCTCTGATAAAGGAAAACGCCGAAGATTTCAGTAAGATATCCTTTGATGGAATGATAGATGAACTGGACCGCACAGACAGGGAGATGGCGGCACAGAATTATTACAGGTTTCTGGACCGCAAGAAATTTGAGCTAAAGAGGATTGAGGCACTGATTTACCGGTTAAAACATGACCAGGACTTCGGGATATGTGAAGAGTGCGAGAGACCGATCCCGGAAGCGAGATTAATGATTGTCCCTGAAGCTGTCCTTTGTGTTGCATGTCAGGAGGAGCTTGAAAAGATAGAATCAAGGGCAAATCTTGCTGCGAGTTCTAGCAAGGGTCTTCCATACAGAGACGATTATGAACCTGATGAGGAGACTGAGAACATAGATGATGCCGGTCTAGTTACAAAGGCCGGTTCCGAATCAATGTCTCTAATGGATATGGAAGAGATAGATCTGCTGGATATACCAGAGGCCCCTGAAGAGGAGAATGAAACAACTCCGTAA